From Sinorhizobium sp. B11:
ACGACATGATGCCGGGCGAGGAAGGCCAGCAGCAACAGCAGCAGGGCCAGCAGGAGCAGCAGCAAGGTCAGCAGCCCGGTGACCAGATGACGGCCGAGCAACTGCGTGAAGCATTGAAGCAGTTGCGCTCCCAGCAAGATGCGCTCGGCAAGCAGTTGCAGGAACTGCAGAAGAGCCTCAGCGATATGGGTATGAAGCCTGGCGAAGGCTTCGGTCAGGCACAGCGGGAAATGGAAGGCGCCGGCCGCGACCTCGGCCAGGGCAACGGCAGCAGCGCTGTGGAAGGCCAGGGACGGGCTCTAGAAGCCCTGCGGCAGGGCGCGCGCGACATGATGAGCCAGATGATGCAGGCACAACAGGGTCAGCAAGGACAACAGGGTCCTAACGGCCAGCTCGGCCAGGGCAACCAGAACGGCCGCGATCCGCTCGGCCGCCCGCGCCAGACCGATCTCGGCCCCGATATGAACAACGATGTGAAGATACCCGACGAGATCGACGTCCAGCGCGCCCGGGAGATTCTCGACGCCATCCGCGAAAAGCTCGGCAACAATCCGACCCAGGCGATCGAGCGTCAATATCTCGAGCGGCTGCTGGATATTCAGTGATGCTGAGAGGAGTGAGGGTAGTTGGCGTGCCTTTTGGGCACGCCGCGCCGCAATATGTTATGCGACCAGGGCGCGCGCCACGGCCTTGCGGATGTCAGGCAAGGCGAACGGTTTCGGCACGACATCGATAATTTTTTCAGCCAGATCGTCAGCGCGTTCGCGCTGTTCGGCATAACCCGTCATCAGCAGGATTTTCAGCGCCGGAAAGGCATCCTTCGCCTGATGAGCCAGTTCGATGCCGTCCATGACCGGCATCCGGATATCGGAAAGCAGCAGGTCGTAGCTGCCGCCCCTCAGCTTTTCCAGCCCTTCCGCCCCATCCGCGGCTTCATCGGTCTCATGACCGTCAAGGCGTAGTGCCCGGGCTACGAAAGTACGAAGGGAATCCTCGTCTTCCGTGATCAGAATTTTTGCCATCTGTGCATTGCTCCGTCGTCATGCCCCGCGACGGAGATCGCATGCGGTTCCTTTTCGATCGGTAAACATGTCAGGCCGATCGACGGAATGGTTAACAAGCCGTCTTGAAGCAGGACGGCTTATGCGTCACCGGTAACCACGCCGACGAAGGGCAGCTCGCGGAATGCATAGGCGACATCCATACCGTAGCCGACCACGAAATAGTCGGGGCATTCGAAGCCGACATAGTCCGCTTCCAGTTCTTCCTTGCGCTTCACGCGCTTGTCGAGCAGCACGGCGATCGTCACGTTGCGCGCACCGCGCTCATAGAGCAGCTCTTTGGCAAACCGCAGCGTACGGCCGGATTCAAGAATGTCGTCGATCAGCAGGACATCGCGGTCCTTCACGTCGCTGTCGATATCCTTGACGATACGCACGCCCTGCGAAACCGTGCCCGCGCCATAGCTCGAAAGCGTGATGAATTCGACCTCGGGAGCAAGGCCGGTATCATGCAGGGCGCGCAGCAGGTCGGCCGCAAAAATGAAG
This genomic window contains:
- a CDS encoding response regulator; the encoded protein is MAKILITEDEDSLRTFVARALRLDGHETDEAADGAEGLEKLRGGSYDLLLSDIRMPVMDGIELAHQAKDAFPALKILLMTGYAEQRERADDLAEKIIDVVPKPFALPDIRKAVARALVA
- the hpt gene encoding hypoxanthine phosphoribosyltransferase, with protein sequence MPVVRGKNIEPLFTAEQIAERNHSLAQDIAAGPTKDLLVIAVLKGSFIFAADLLRALHDTGLAPEVEFITLSSYGAGTVSQGVRIVKDIDSDVKDRDVLLIDDILESGRTLRFAKELLYERGARNVTIAVLLDKRVKRKEELEADYVGFECPDYFVVGYGMDVAYAFRELPFVGVVTGDA